From the Leptospira biflexa serovar Patoc strain 'Patoc 1 (Paris)' genome, one window contains:
- the cysD gene encoding sulfate adenylyltransferase subunit CysD, with amino-acid sequence MTNTHRLSHLDQLESEAIYILREVAAQFERPALLFSGGKDSICLVHLALKAFRPGKFPFPLVHIDTGHNFDEALKFRDELADTIGEKLIVRYVQDSIDQGKAVEEKGKFPSRNAIQAVTLLDTIAEFKFDACIGGARRDEEKARAKERIFSVRDEFGSWDPKLQRPELWNIYNGKIHVGENVRVFPISNWTELDVWEYIRKENIGLPSLYFSHKREIVWREDLVFPVSKFISLDNTDKVETRTVRFRTVGDMTCTAAVESEANSVDDIIREIQISRTTERGSRLDDKRSEAAMEDRKKGGYF; translated from the coding sequence ATGACAAACACACATCGACTTTCACATTTAGACCAATTAGAATCAGAAGCAATTTATATCTTACGGGAAGTAGCTGCCCAATTCGAAAGACCCGCATTATTATTCTCAGGTGGTAAAGATTCGATTTGTTTGGTGCATTTAGCACTCAAAGCCTTTCGACCAGGTAAATTTCCTTTCCCACTCGTTCATATTGATACTGGGCATAACTTTGATGAGGCGCTGAAATTCCGAGATGAACTGGCAGATACAATCGGTGAAAAATTAATTGTACGTTATGTGCAAGATTCAATCGACCAAGGGAAAGCCGTCGAAGAAAAAGGTAAATTTCCAAGTCGTAATGCCATCCAAGCTGTGACTCTCCTTGATACGATCGCCGAATTTAAATTTGATGCCTGTATTGGTGGGGCGCGTCGGGATGAAGAAAAAGCAAGAGCCAAAGAACGAATTTTTTCAGTCAGAGATGAGTTTGGATCATGGGATCCAAAACTCCAACGTCCTGAACTTTGGAATATTTATAATGGAAAAATCCATGTCGGCGAAAACGTAAGAGTTTTTCCGATCAGTAACTGGACAGAACTAGATGTTTGGGAATACATCCGAAAAGAAAATATTGGACTACCTTCCTTGTATTTTTCTCATAAGCGTGAAATTGTTTGGAGAGAAGATTTGGTCTTCCCTGTCTCAAAATTTATCAGCTTAGACAATACCGACAAGGTGGAAACAAGGACTGTTCGGTTTCGTACTGTTGGCGATATGACTTGCACTGCAGCAGTGGAATCGGAAGCAAACTCTGTGGATGACATCATTCGTGAGATCCAAATTTCCCGTACAACGGAAAGAGGTTCTCGATTGGATGACAAACGATCGGAAGCTGCAATGGAAGATAGAAAAAAAGGTGGGTATTTTTAA
- the flgE gene encoding flagellar hook protein FlgE: MMRSLYSGVSGLKNHQVRMDVIGNNISNVNTHGFKTERVTFQDMISQELQGASEPNERIGGTNPKQVGLGSLIAAIDKIMTQGALQTTGKNTDLAVSGEGFFVVKDGDKQFYTRAGAFNVDKNGFYVNPANGLKVQGWNSRLDESGNKYINSAGSLEDIVIPLYSKEPARATQNVDFQSNLNASVAAVPPDATEEDIQRYINDPDPRQRRGHVTSINVYDELGNTRQMGVEFYKMRENVWKMRFKLEDASQVSVDVNGTGGENTSVSGNTELEVSFTPDGKIISVSDGVDSQTTGKLKADISFRIPGNPSAQKFSLNLGEAGLVGGITQFSSDFTTKAVKQDGYPMGYMESFSIDNTGTVTGVFSNGVRQPLARVALANFTNPAGLNKEGDTMYSFSLNSGEANIGEAGSQGRGKINAGLLEMSNVDLSDQFTDMIVTQRGFQANSRTIVTSDQMIQEVLGLKR, encoded by the coding sequence ATGATGAGATCACTTTATTCCGGTGTTTCCGGATTGAAAAACCACCAAGTTAGAATGGATGTTATTGGTAACAACATTTCTAACGTTAACACACATGGATTTAAAACAGAACGTGTAACGTTCCAAGATATGATCTCACAAGAATTGCAAGGTGCTTCTGAACCAAATGAAAGGATTGGGGGAACAAACCCAAAACAAGTTGGTCTTGGATCACTCATTGCTGCCATTGATAAAATCATGACACAAGGTGCTTTACAAACCACAGGTAAAAATACAGACCTAGCCGTTTCTGGTGAAGGGTTTTTTGTTGTGAAAGATGGAGACAAACAATTTTACACTCGTGCTGGTGCCTTCAACGTTGATAAAAATGGATTTTATGTAAACCCAGCAAACGGGCTAAAGGTGCAAGGTTGGAATTCAAGGCTTGATGAGTCAGGGAATAAATACATCAATTCCGCAGGATCATTGGAAGACATTGTGATCCCTCTTTACTCCAAAGAACCTGCTCGTGCCACTCAGAATGTTGACTTTCAATCCAACCTCAATGCTAGTGTTGCTGCAGTTCCACCTGACGCAACAGAAGAAGACATCCAACGTTATATCAATGATCCGGATCCTCGCCAAAGAAGAGGCCATGTAACATCCATTAATGTTTACGACGAACTGGGTAACACTCGCCAAATGGGAGTGGAGTTCTACAAAATGCGTGAAAATGTTTGGAAGATGCGCTTTAAATTAGAAGATGCAAGCCAAGTGTCAGTGGATGTGAATGGAACAGGTGGTGAGAATACGAGTGTTTCTGGTAATACAGAACTAGAAGTTTCTTTCACACCGGATGGAAAGATCATCAGTGTGTCTGACGGTGTTGATTCGCAAACCACAGGAAAACTCAAAGCAGACATTTCTTTCCGCATTCCTGGAAATCCATCGGCGCAAAAATTTAGCCTAAACCTCGGTGAAGCGGGTCTTGTTGGTGGCATTACACAGTTCTCATCCGATTTCACAACAAAAGCAGTGAAACAAGATGGTTACCCAATGGGATATATGGAATCTTTTTCTATCGATAACACAGGGACTGTGACGGGTGTTTTCTCCAATGGGGTGCGCCAACCTCTCGCAAGAGTAGCCCTTGCCAACTTCACAAACCCAGCAGGTCTCAACAAAGAAGGAGACACGATGTATAGTTTTTCACTCAACTCTGGGGAAGCAAACATCGGAGAAGCGGGTAGCCAAGGCCGCGGGAAAATCAATGCGGGGCTTCTTGAGATGTCAAACGTAGACCTTTCTGATCAATTCACAGATATGATTGTGACCCAAAGGGGTTTCCAAGCAAACTCTAGAACCATTGTGACATCAGACCAGATGATCCAAGAAGTACTCGGACTCAAACGATAA
- the cysW gene encoding sulfate ABC transporter permease subunit CysW: MKLKLVPFLLIIIAYTLFAVLLILPIYTVFSEAFSEGLDKYWSSITSEYALFAIGLTVKVSVVSVILNTLFGITAAFTITRFSFPGKNLLVTIIDSPFAVSPVVSGLIFLLLFGRQGTFGDFLSEHHIKIVFNTPGLIIATVFITFPFVARELIPLMQSQGREEEEAGLLLGASFGQLLWRIILPNLKWGLLYGIILCNARAMGEFGAVSVLSGHIRGKTTTLPLYIEMLYNEFDSVGAFACATLLVFLSLLTLIFKLILEKRTERP, translated from the coding sequence ATGAAATTGAAACTTGTTCCCTTCTTACTGATAATTATCGCATACACGTTGTTTGCTGTATTGTTAATTTTGCCGATTTATACAGTCTTTTCTGAGGCTTTTTCCGAAGGATTGGATAAGTATTGGTCCTCCATCACAAGTGAATATGCACTTTTTGCCATTGGACTTACAGTCAAGGTTTCGGTTGTATCCGTGATCTTAAATACCTTATTTGGAATCACTGCGGCCTTCACCATCACTCGGTTTTCGTTTCCAGGGAAAAATTTACTCGTGACGATTATCGATTCTCCTTTCGCGGTATCTCCTGTGGTATCTGGACTCATCTTTTTGTTGTTATTCGGAAGGCAAGGTACCTTTGGTGACTTCCTATCAGAGCATCATATTAAAATTGTATTCAATACTCCAGGACTCATCATTGCAACCGTGTTCATCACGTTTCCATTTGTGGCACGGGAACTCATCCCACTCATGCAAAGCCAGGGTCGTGAAGAAGAAGAAGCAGGATTGTTACTCGGAGCAAGTTTTGGACAATTATTATGGCGAATCATTTTGCCAAATCTCAAATGGGGTCTGTTATATGGGATCATCCTTTGTAATGCAAGAGCTATGGGGGAATTTGGAGCCGTTTCTGTCTTAAGTGGTCACATCCGTGGTAAAACCACAACCCTTCCCCTATACATCGAAATGTTATACAATGAATTTGATTCCGTTGGTGCGTTTGCTTGTGCCACCTTACTAGTGTTTTTATCACTTCTAACCCTCATCTTTAAATTGATTTTGGAAAAACGAACCGAGAGACCATAA
- a CDS encoding flagellar hook-length control protein FliK gives MNVNVDKQNLIPFPQTELRVNQRDGANNNYFAVKESFGEILEREFQIHSDKPKSASDWKPLHADSNSNEPETLSVSNREVENQTSPINGPKNPETEFTSSQKSKEESTEETSEEEDLDREALEYSIGILSNHSLWEKQNLPANEGNDSLQKEKTIALSLQKSAEKNNLYGNKESKSFLEETKKLAENFLKTELLETKQNLISNKQSFADKIPNNLLSFPGSQKKIQSEKLGNDSNTNPNPVSQKLENVPSGFTLAESFLQKGKQIRGVENESQSEGSLRKLDSRTKTNKNQKSEFSFTDSFTEKENGNVSITSDKMIRSLGLKEKEFQKQNENKNQVLNEKQKIEQTLVNQIQNVSSSKMGEENGKSSDERGTKQGFNLHSVENKLHTKSEEVKTLERNQKPKENNLKQNLDELIKQAKFDIVQNGKSSAEIIMNPKEYGRLTLQVSVDGEKVEGRILVESEELQKSLQNEIQTIKENLKESGLDLQALIIDLWDDGSQLADRQNQNELYQTLMETAKNRGKMGMLEQEEGLDLEGIPLPQDSKVLEFFA, from the coding sequence ATGAATGTAAACGTTGACAAACAAAACTTAATTCCTTTTCCGCAAACTGAATTGCGGGTGAATCAACGGGATGGTGCAAATAACAACTACTTTGCGGTCAAAGAAAGTTTTGGAGAGATTTTAGAACGTGAATTCCAAATCCATTCGGACAAACCAAAATCAGCCTCTGATTGGAAACCTCTCCATGCCGACTCAAATTCGAATGAACCCGAAACACTTTCCGTTTCCAATCGAGAAGTCGAAAACCAAACATCACCAATCAATGGCCCAAAAAATCCTGAGACGGAATTTACTTCTAGCCAAAAGTCAAAAGAAGAGTCCACTGAGGAAACTTCAGAAGAAGAAGATTTAGACCGAGAGGCACTTGAATATAGCATTGGGATTTTGTCCAACCATAGCCTTTGGGAAAAACAAAATCTCCCTGCGAATGAAGGGAATGATTCCTTACAAAAGGAAAAAACAATTGCTCTTTCGTTACAGAAATCTGCGGAAAAGAATAATCTGTATGGAAATAAAGAATCCAAAAGTTTTTTAGAAGAAACAAAAAAACTTGCAGAGAATTTTTTGAAAACGGAACTTTTGGAAACCAAACAAAACCTTATTTCAAACAAACAATCGTTTGCTGATAAAATACCAAACAATCTTTTGAGCTTTCCTGGTTCACAAAAGAAGATCCAATCGGAAAAATTGGGTAACGATTCCAATACCAATCCAAACCCAGTTTCGCAGAAACTTGAAAATGTTCCAAGTGGTTTCACTTTAGCGGAATCTTTTTTGCAAAAGGGAAAACAAATCCGGGGTGTAGAGAACGAAAGCCAATCGGAAGGATCTCTTCGTAAACTGGATTCACGAACCAAAACTAATAAAAATCAAAAATCGGAATTTTCATTCACGGATTCATTTACGGAAAAAGAAAATGGAAATGTTTCCATCACTTCTGACAAAATGATTCGTTCTCTTGGTTTGAAAGAAAAAGAATTCCAAAAACAAAATGAAAACAAAAACCAAGTTCTAAACGAAAAACAAAAGATAGAACAAACTTTGGTAAACCAAATTCAAAATGTTTCTTCTTCTAAGATGGGTGAAGAGAATGGAAAGTCCTCTGATGAAAGGGGCACAAAACAGGGATTCAATCTACATTCAGTAGAAAACAAACTCCATACTAAATCAGAAGAAGTAAAAACTCTCGAACGAAATCAAAAACCTAAAGAAAACAATTTGAAACAGAACTTGGATGAACTGATCAAACAAGCAAAGTTTGACATTGTTCAAAATGGAAAATCCAGTGCGGAAATCATCATGAACCCGAAAGAATACGGTCGATTGACTCTTCAGGTTTCTGTGGATGGGGAAAAGGTAGAAGGTCGGATCTTGGTAGAATCGGAAGAACTACAAAAATCACTCCAAAACGAAATCCAAACGATCAAAGAAAATTTAAAAGAATCTGGCCTTGATTTACAAGCGTTAATCATCGATTTATGGGATGATGGAAGCCAACTTGCAGACAGACAAAACCAAAACGAACTTTACCAAACCTTAATGGAAACGGCCAAAAATCGTGGAAAAATGGGTATGTTAGAACAGGAAGAAGGTTTGGACTTAGAAGGAATTCCTTTGCCACAAGATTCCAAAGTATTAGAATTTTTCGCGTAA
- a CDS encoding sulfate/molybdate ABC transporter ATP-binding protein produces MPIEIQNVHKTFGSFTALKDVNLTIPDGELVALLGPSGSGKTTLLRIIAGLEEPSSGSVSFVGEQLASSKIQNGEVGFVFQHYALFRHMTIAENIAFGLEVRPKKTRPSKKEIQEKITKLLTLIQLEKFHNRYPHELSGGQRQRVALARALAIEPKFLLLDEPFGALDAKVRKELRNWLRRLHDEIHITSVFVTHDQEEALEVSDRIVILNQGQLEQVGSPDEVYNKPKSPFVFHFLGDVNLFHGRIEEGKTKIGNLALDSSEHQNIKESDAVAYVRPYDVEIVREKDQGIAAEIQYIHSTGRNVRVELKRVDTGTLIESVLEQETYKYLNLFPGETVFLRIKKAKVYVEDFSI; encoded by the coding sequence ATGCCTATTGAAATACAAAATGTACATAAAACTTTTGGATCGTTTACAGCCTTAAAAGATGTGAACCTTACCATCCCTGATGGAGAACTTGTGGCCTTACTTGGTCCTTCTGGTTCTGGAAAAACAACCTTACTACGAATCATCGCAGGCCTCGAAGAACCTAGCTCTGGTTCGGTGAGTTTTGTGGGTGAACAATTGGCCTCATCCAAAATCCAAAATGGTGAAGTAGGATTTGTTTTCCAACACTATGCACTCTTTCGTCATATGACGATTGCTGAAAACATTGCCTTTGGTTTAGAAGTCAGACCCAAAAAAACGAGACCATCTAAAAAAGAAATCCAAGAAAAAATCACAAAACTTCTCACCCTCATCCAATTGGAAAAATTTCACAACCGATACCCACATGAACTCTCCGGTGGGCAAAGGCAAAGGGTAGCACTTGCTCGTGCCCTTGCCATCGAACCCAAATTTTTATTACTCGATGAACCCTTTGGTGCACTCGATGCCAAAGTGAGAAAAGAACTTAGGAATTGGTTACGAAGGCTCCATGATGAGATCCATATCACCAGTGTTTTTGTGACCCATGACCAAGAAGAAGCTCTCGAAGTGAGTGACCGGATTGTCATCCTAAACCAAGGGCAATTGGAACAAGTCGGAAGTCCTGACGAAGTGTACAACAAACCCAAATCTCCCTTCGTCTTTCACTTCTTAGGTGACGTGAACCTTTTCCATGGGAGAATCGAAGAAGGGAAAACAAAAATAGGAAACCTTGCCCTAGACTCCTCCGAACACCAAAACATCAAAGAATCAGATGCCGTTGCCTACGTCCGACCTTATGATGTGGAAATCGTCAGAGAAAAAGACCAAGGCATTGCAGCAGAAATCCAATACATCCATTCGACGGGCCGGAATGTGCGAGTGGAGTTAAAACGAGTGGATACAGGGACTCTCATCGAATCTGTCCTTGAACAGGAAACCTATAAGTATCTGAATTTGTTCCCTGGGGAGACCGTTTTCCTGCGGATCAAAAAGGCAAAAGTTTACGTAGAAGACTTCTCTATCTAA
- the cysT gene encoding sulfate ABC transporter permease subunit CysT, which yields MQIKTRPYKKIHFGISLGLTVFYSSAIVIIPLLGLLIHSLGIGISGILEVFTDERIRSALYLSFTVGFVSALLNLFIGFLFAWVLVRYQFPFKKFFDTLIDLPFTLPTAVAGIALTTIYSETGIIGSFFAEWGIQIAYTPVGIVIALVFIGFPFVVRTVQPVIEELPKELEESARCLGATPFQTFTRVLLPELWPSLLAGTGMAFARSIGEYGSVVFISGNLPGKTEILPLLIVTKLEQYEYEKATSIAIVMLLSSFFFMFLINLLQERASKKLT from the coding sequence ATGCAAATTAAAACGCGGCCGTACAAAAAAATCCATTTTGGAATCAGTTTAGGATTAACTGTCTTTTATTCGTCCGCCATTGTCATCATACCACTTCTTGGACTTTTGATCCATTCTTTGGGAATTGGAATCTCTGGAATCCTGGAAGTGTTTACCGATGAACGCATTCGATCTGCTTTGTATTTGAGTTTCACTGTAGGTTTTGTTTCTGCCCTACTGAACCTCTTCATTGGTTTTTTATTTGCTTGGGTCCTTGTTCGTTATCAGTTTCCGTTCAAAAAATTTTTTGATACACTCATAGATCTACCTTTCACTTTACCCACAGCGGTTGCCGGGATTGCACTGACGACAATTTACTCCGAGACAGGTATCATTGGTTCCTTTTTTGCCGAGTGGGGGATTCAAATTGCTTATACACCAGTCGGCATTGTGATCGCACTGGTATTCATTGGGTTTCCCTTTGTGGTAAGAACAGTCCAACCTGTGATCGAAGAACTTCCGAAAGAATTGGAAGAAAGTGCTCGTTGCCTTGGTGCGACTCCCTTCCAAACATTTACGAGAGTATTATTACCTGAACTTTGGCCGTCACTTCTTGCGGGAACGGGAATGGCGTTTGCACGTAGCATAGGGGAATATGGTTCAGTCGTTTTTATTTCAGGGAACCTTCCTGGCAAAACAGAAATTTTGCCCCTACTCATTGTCACCAAACTAGAACAGTACGAATATGAGAAGGCAACATCCATTGCGATTGTGATGTTACTCTCTTCGTTTTTCTTTATGTTTCTTATTAATTTATTACAAGAACGGGCTTCGAAAAAACTCACATGA
- a CDS encoding sulfate ABC transporter substrate-binding protein, with amino-acid sequence MNYFTQFLQFKPRFSVILSIFLGIGIVTSLFADPNFLHVSFDPTRELYEEINKSFLKHWKEKKGNEFTIQQSHGGSGKQARAVIDGLDADVVSLALTYDIDSIASKSKLIESNWQTKLPNKSIPYYSTIIFLVRKSNPKKIKDWDDIVKPGISVITPNPKTSGGARWNYLAAYGYAKRKYKSDEKANEFIKSLYKNTSVLDTGARGSTTTFVNRKIGDVLITWENEAKLALDEEKRSGKNSLEVIYPSESIKAETPVAIVTTTAKEKGNLEKASAYLEFLFSKEGQTIIAKHFFRPIDPTIAKSTAKDFPNLKLFSLSDLGETWDSAQKKHFADGGLFDAIYKTK; translated from the coding sequence ATGAATTATTTTACCCAATTCCTCCAATTTAAACCGAGATTTTCTGTCATATTGTCCATTTTTTTGGGAATTGGGATCGTCACTTCTCTTTTTGCAGATCCAAATTTTCTCCATGTATCTTTTGATCCAACCCGGGAATTGTATGAAGAAATCAACAAATCCTTCCTCAAACATTGGAAGGAGAAAAAGGGAAACGAGTTTACCATCCAACAATCTCATGGCGGTTCGGGAAAACAAGCTCGTGCGGTGATTGATGGCCTCGATGCAGACGTTGTCAGTCTAGCACTGACGTATGACATTGACAGTATTGCCAGCAAATCGAAGTTAATTGAATCGAATTGGCAAACCAAACTTCCAAATAAAAGTATTCCTTATTACTCTACAATTATCTTCCTTGTTCGGAAATCGAATCCCAAAAAAATCAAAGATTGGGATGACATCGTAAAACCAGGGATTTCTGTGATCACTCCCAACCCAAAAACAAGTGGGGGGGCTCGATGGAATTACCTTGCGGCTTATGGGTATGCCAAACGTAAATATAAGTCCGATGAGAAAGCAAACGAATTCATTAAATCCTTATACAAAAATACATCTGTTCTGGATACAGGTGCCAGAGGATCCACCACTACCTTCGTCAACCGTAAGATTGGAGATGTTCTCATCACCTGGGAAAACGAAGCAAAACTTGCGTTAGATGAAGAAAAACGCTCTGGAAAAAATAGTTTGGAAGTCATTTACCCATCTGAATCCATCAAAGCAGAGACTCCCGTCGCTATTGTCACAACTACGGCAAAAGAAAAAGGTAACTTGGAAAAAGCGAGTGCATACCTTGAATTCCTTTTTTCAAAAGAAGGACAAACCATCATCGCAAAACATTTTTTCCGTCCCATTGATCCAACCATTGCTAAATCTACGGCGAAAGATTTTCCCAATCTAAAATTATTTTCTCTATCCGATTTAGGTGAAACTTGGGACTCTGCACAGAAAAAACATTTTGCAGATGGTGGATTATTTGATGCCATCTACAAAACCAAATAA
- a CDS encoding phosphoadenylyl-sulfate reductase — protein sequence MGNLEVLTESYANRSLVDGLRQLSSEFPGKVVFTTSFGLEDQAITHAILSEQIPIRIATLDTGRLFQETYDVWQKTNIRYGANIETHFPNTKEIQNFVDTNGPNAFYDSQDLRKECCRIRKLVPLDSLLTGMEVWVTGLRKDQSGFRTEMSLFESDPARNLIKYQPLLHWSFEDTWKYIREHNVPYNLLHDKGFPSIGCAPCTRAIEPGEDFRAGRWWWEQESKKECGLHWVDGKLTPKKG from the coding sequence ATGGGAAATTTGGAAGTTTTGACAGAATCTTATGCCAACCGCTCGCTTGTGGATGGTTTACGCCAATTGAGCTCCGAATTCCCGGGCAAAGTGGTCTTCACCACAAGTTTCGGACTCGAAGACCAAGCCATCACCCATGCCATCCTATCCGAACAAATCCCCATCCGCATCGCCACTTTGGATACTGGACGGCTTTTCCAAGAAACCTATGATGTTTGGCAAAAAACAAACATTCGTTATGGGGCAAATATTGAAACCCATTTTCCCAATACAAAAGAGATCCAAAATTTTGTGGATACAAACGGCCCCAATGCATTTTACGATTCGCAAGACCTAAGAAAAGAATGTTGTCGGATCCGAAAACTAGTCCCTCTTGATTCCTTACTCACTGGGATGGAAGTTTGGGTGACTGGCCTTAGAAAAGACCAATCCGGATTTCGGACAGAGATGTCTTTATTCGAATCCGATCCAGCACGAAATTTAATCAAATACCAACCCCTACTCCATTGGAGTTTTGAAGATACTTGGAAGTACATCCGCGAACACAATGTACCTTATAATCTTTTGCATGACAAAGGATTCCCAAGCATCGGTTGTGCACCATGCACACGAGCCATCGAACCGGGCGAAGACTTTCGTGCGGGAAGGTGGTGGTGGGAACAAGAATCTAAGAAAGAGTGTGGTTTGCATTGGGTAGATGGAAAACTCACACCGAAAAAAGGATAA